CTCCCGGTAGCCCCGGCGCTCCCGGCAGCCCCGGCGCCCCCGGCCCGACCGGCTCACCCGGCGCTCCCGGTAGCCCCGGAGCTCCCGGTCCCACCGGCTCGCCTGGCGCCCCCGGTGCTCCCGGCGTCCCCGGAGCTCCCGGCCCGACCGGCTCACCCGGTGCTCCCGGTAGCCCCGGCGCCCCTGGTCCCACCGGCTCGCCTGGCGCCCCCGGTGCTCCCGGCGTCCCCGGAGCTCCCGGCCCGACCGGCGCCCCCGGTGTCCCCGGAAGCCCCGGAGCCCCCGGCCCGACCGGCTCACCCGGCGCTCCCGGCCCCACCGGAGCCCCCGGCCCGACCGGTAGGCCAGGCGTTCCCGGAGCCCCCGGACCCACCGGTTCCGCAGGGCCCGCAGGTCCTGCCGGACCTGCTGGACCTGCTGGACCCGCCGGACCTGCCGGGCCCGCCGGACCCAAGGGGCCTCGCGGCGACAAGGGCGAAAAGGGTGACAAGGGCGAGCACGGCCACGGTCACCACGACCACCACAAGGGCGAGCACGGCCAAGGTCCCGACGACCACGACGAGGACGAGCACGGTCAAGGCCCCGACGACCACGACAACGACCACGACGGGGACGAACACGGTCAAGGTCCCGACGACCACGACCACGACCAGGGCAAGCCCCCCTGGGCCGACTTCTTGCCGGGCGGCCCCGACAAGGCTCTGGGCCGTGCGGGTCGCGGCTCCACGCCCAAGAGCGTCAACTTCGCCCATGTGAGCGCCGCCACGGACCAGCAGTCGCGGGCGGCATCGCCCGGCGCGAGCGGCGCGAGCAGCGGGACCGCCATCACGGCCGCCTGCGCGGCCGCGCTCGCCTTCGTCGGGGGCTCGGCCCTCTTCGCCATGAAGCGAACCCGGCGAGGTGCGACGACTCGACAGGACTAGCCCCATCGCAGGCGTGACCACCTCACG
This is a stretch of genomic DNA from Streptomyces sp. NBC_00536. It encodes these proteins:
- a CDS encoding ice-binding family protein, with product MGLGTATNYAVLAGSTITNTNPTIINGDLGLHPGTSVTGFPPGIVNGTQHVTDAAAMQAKADLVTAYNDADSRGPGNVLATADIGGQTLAPGVYSASSELHITGTVTLDGQNKPDSVFIFRIPSTLITAPASVVAFINGANACNVFWEVGSSATLDTTTQFKGNILAMESITLNHSAVIEGRALARTGAVTMDNNTITRAACAVGPPGPPGPTGSPGPTGSPGPTGAPGPTGSPGPTGSPGAPGPTGSPGAPGSPGAPGSPGAPGPTGSPGAPGSPGAPGPTGSPGAPGAPGVPGAPGPTGSPGAPGSPGAPGPTGSPGAPGAPGVPGAPGPTGAPGVPGSPGAPGPTGSPGAPGPTGAPGPTGRPGVPGAPGPTGSAGPAGPAGPAGPAGPAGPAGPAGPKGPRGDKGEKGDKGEHGHGHHDHHKGEHGQGPDDHDEDEHGQGPDDHDNDHDGDEHGQGPDDHDHDQGKPPWADFLPGGPDKALGRAGRGSTPKSVNFAHVSAATDQQSRAASPGASGASSGTAITAACAAALAFVGGSALFAMKRTRRGATTRQD